In Deltaproteobacteria bacterium, one genomic interval encodes:
- a CDS encoding helix-turn-helix domain-containing protein has translation MKEQSITKAHGIENPKREPLKKRLFTIPEASVYLGRSVPSVRELIWAGSLPCVKAGKRIHLDIYDLDKWIEAHKTRYTF, from the coding sequence TTGAAAGAACAATCAATTACAAAGGCGCACGGGATTGAGAATCCCAAGCGTGAACCCCTTAAAAAGAGGCTCTTTACCATTCCAGAGGCTTCCGTTTATCTGGGGCGGTCTGTTCCTTCCGTGCGTGAGCTTATCTGGGCCGGTAGCCTGCCCTGTGTGAAAGCTGGCAAAAGGATTCACCTTGATATATATGACCTCGATAAATGGATTGAGGCCCACAAGACCCGATACACTTTTTAG